TGGGGGGAAGGGGCCCTTCCAGTTTAAATTCCTGGGTGTCGATGTCGATGCCGGTGGCTTCTTATTACTTGCCTGAGGCTTCTGCACTGGCGTCTTCAAATCGGCACCTGATCTAGTAATGGCTTTAGCCGTCTTTATCGTTTCGGACAGGTTTTGACCAAACAATAAATTATCCGGCTTGGTGTTAAGCAGTTGGTCCTTCATATCCTTATTCAACGAAGATAAAATGAAATTCCTTCTGATAACTGAATCATTGTATTGCAAATCGCATAATATACGTTCCGAATCCATTAACATTTTTGTTAATTCTGGATCTGCgttattttttgaaataagtttatttattgcttgACTCAGACATGCTATGGCTGTAGCAGTCTGTTTTTGTCTAAATTCGATGTTTCTATCCCGTTTGATGTTAACATCGGAAACAGCGGCTTTTATTTCAGCGTTCAGGCCGGGCGCGTTAATTAATCTGCAGTTGTTCGGCAACAGATACTTGTCTTGTAGATCCTTGCGGAGCTCCTTAGTCAGTCCATGCGTGGCAATATGCTCCAATCTGACTGCTAAGTCCTTTTGTACTTCGGGTCCGTAAGTATTCGATATGGTAGGATCTTCACCTAGTATATCAAGTATCACGCTCTCTGGTATTGCATCCGCGGATTCTGCACAAGAAAGCGCATTGGCAACATTGTCAGTAGGCGTCGCGCTGGTACCAGCGGCTACGACGGGCTCCGCAGCCTGGCTCGCGGTGCACTCCGGGAGCGGGTCGGCATCGCCGCCGCTGATAGCTTCCACATTAGACAGGTTGCTTCCGTCGAGCAATTCAACAATGTTATTCTCGCAGTCCTCGCTATAAGCCACATGTTCTTCTGTAACCGATATACGATATTTATTAGTTAAGAAACAGACCAAAGTACT
Above is a window of Helicoverpa zea isolate HzStark_Cry1AcR chromosome 1, ilHelZeax1.1, whole genome shotgun sequence DNA encoding:
- the LOC124641341 gene encoding uncharacterized protein LOC124641341; this encodes MPKRKSEESCDKLFKKLKKLEKKLRQRCRSRSSSSSRSGIQEEHVAYSEDCENNIVELLDGSNLSNVEAISGGDADPLPECTASQAAEPVVAAGTSATPTDNVANALSCAESADAIPESVILDILGEDPTISNTYGPEVQKDLAVRLEHIATHGLTKELRKDLQDKYLLPNNCRLINAPGLNAEIKAAVSDVNIKRDRNIEFRQKQTATAIACLSQAINKLISKNNADPELTKMLMDSERILCDLQYNDSVIRRNFILSSLNKDMKDQLLNTKPDNLLFGQNLSETIKTAKAITRSGADLKTPVQKPQASNKKPPASTSTPRNLNWKGPFPPRKQPNQPKAKGPPPSSRPSSSSRHSQQPPKRSRR